A region from the Nocardioides exalbidus genome encodes:
- a CDS encoding alpha-ketoacid dehydrogenase subunit beta, producing MSTNQKITLAKGLNMGLRKAMEDDDKVLLMGEDVGKLGGVFRITDGLQKDFGEDRVIDSPLAESGIVGTAVGMALRGYRPVIEIQFDGFVYPAYDQIVCQVAKYTYRSQGKVKMPIVIRIPFGGGIGAVEHHSESPEAQFAHTPGLKVVACSNPVDGYWMIQQAIAHDDPVIFLEPKRQYHADKAELDETATPEPLFTSRVVRAGTDATVLAYGPTVKTALKAAEAAATEGRHLEVIDLRTLSPLDMGPVLESVRRTGRCVVTHEAHVNLGMGAELAARITEHCFYSLEAPVLRVGAFDMPYPPSRIEEEYLPDLDRVLDAVDRTFAY from the coding sequence ATGAGCACCAACCAGAAGATCACCCTCGCCAAGGGCCTCAACATGGGGCTGCGCAAGGCGATGGAGGACGACGACAAGGTCCTGCTCATGGGTGAGGACGTCGGCAAGCTCGGCGGCGTCTTCCGCATCACCGACGGCCTGCAGAAGGACTTCGGCGAGGACCGCGTCATCGACTCCCCGCTCGCCGAGTCCGGCATCGTCGGCACCGCGGTCGGCATGGCGCTGCGCGGCTACCGCCCCGTCATCGAGATCCAGTTCGACGGCTTCGTCTACCCCGCCTACGACCAGATCGTGTGCCAGGTCGCGAAGTACACCTACCGCTCGCAGGGGAAGGTGAAGATGCCGATCGTCATCCGCATCCCCTTCGGTGGCGGCATCGGCGCGGTCGAGCACCACTCCGAGAGCCCGGAGGCGCAGTTCGCGCACACCCCCGGCCTCAAGGTGGTCGCCTGCTCCAACCCGGTCGACGGCTACTGGATGATCCAGCAGGCGATCGCCCACGACGACCCGGTGATCTTCCTCGAGCCGAAGCGGCAGTACCACGCCGACAAGGCCGAGCTCGACGAGACCGCCACGCCCGAGCCCCTCTTCACCTCGCGCGTCGTGCGCGCCGGCACCGACGCCACCGTCCTCGCCTACGGCCCGACCGTGAAGACCGCGCTCAAGGCGGCCGAGGCCGCCGCGACCGAGGGCCGCCACCTCGAGGTCATCGACCTGCGCACCCTCTCGCCGCTCGACATGGGCCCGGTGCTGGAGTCCGTACGCCGCACCGGCCGCTGCGTCGTCACGCACGAGGCGCACGTCAACCTCGGCATGGGCGCCGAGCTCGCCGCCCGGATCACCGAGCACTGCTTCTACTCGCTCGAGGCCCCCGTGCTGCGCGTCGGCGCGTTCGACATGCCCTACCCGCCGTCGCGGATCGAGGAGGAGTACCTCCCCGACCTCGACCGGGTGCTCGACGCCGTCGACCGCACCTTCGCGTACTGA
- a CDS encoding NAD-dependent epimerase/dehydratase family protein: MRILVLGGTRFLSREVAAQGVARGWDVTCACRGQSGAVPHGATHLPWDRAQEAPPEVADGGWDAVVDVARLPSQVRSAVAATAEAHWVFVSTVSVYADNSSPLMEPLLDPVTDDVDLAVDPEAYGGMKVACEQAVAAGAASSVVVRPGLIVGPGDPTGRFAHWPQRLARGGEVLAPGSPDDVVQVIDVRDLAAWILVLAERRTTGVLDAVGTPVPISRMLAEVASGVGSDATFTWVPTGFLEEQGVQHWAGEGSLPLWLPRPEYDGMLAHDAGPALAAGLVLRPVAETAPDCLDSPVVALTPEREAEVLAAWHAR; the protein is encoded by the coding sequence ATGAGGATCCTCGTGCTCGGCGGCACCCGCTTCCTGTCCCGCGAGGTGGCCGCGCAGGGCGTCGCCCGCGGGTGGGACGTCACCTGCGCGTGCCGCGGGCAGTCGGGCGCCGTGCCCCACGGAGCGACCCACCTGCCGTGGGACCGGGCACAGGAGGCGCCACCCGAGGTCGCCGACGGCGGGTGGGACGCGGTGGTCGACGTCGCGCGCCTGCCGTCCCAGGTGCGCAGCGCCGTGGCGGCCACCGCAGAGGCCCACTGGGTCTTCGTCTCCACCGTCAGCGTCTACGCCGACAACTCGTCCCCGCTGATGGAGCCGCTCCTCGACCCGGTCACCGACGACGTCGACCTGGCCGTCGACCCGGAGGCCTACGGCGGGATGAAGGTCGCCTGCGAGCAGGCCGTGGCGGCCGGCGCGGCGTCCTCGGTCGTCGTACGACCCGGGCTCATCGTGGGTCCCGGCGACCCGACCGGCCGCTTCGCCCACTGGCCGCAACGCCTCGCGCGCGGGGGCGAGGTGCTGGCGCCCGGGTCACCCGACGACGTCGTGCAGGTGATCGACGTCCGCGACCTCGCCGCGTGGATCCTGGTGCTCGCCGAGCGCCGTACGACCGGGGTGCTCGACGCCGTCGGCACCCCCGTGCCGATCTCGCGGATGCTGGCCGAGGTGGCGTCCGGCGTCGGCTCGGACGCGACCTTCACGTGGGTGCCGACCGGCTTCCTCGAGGAGCAGGGCGTGCAGCACTGGGCGGGCGAGGGGTCGCTGCCGCTGTGGCTGCCGCGGCCGGAGTACGACGGCATGCTGGCCCACGACGCCGGCCCGGCCCTGGCCGCCGGGCTGGTGCTGCGACCCGTGGCCGAGACCGCGCCCGACTGCCTCGACTCCCCGGTCGTCGCGCTCACGCCGGAGCGCGAGGCCGAGGTGTTGGCGGCCTGGCACGCCCGCTGA
- a CDS encoding glutathione S-transferase family protein — translation MNETASYTKQGQPFERDMTYLPDRVLAGATSLDPLDAQFPSGSKDSPRDVPVWEAVPGRYRIVAARACPWAHRSIIVRSLLGLEDAISWGAPGPTHDQRSWTFDLDPGGVDPVLGIERLQQAYFAREADYPRGITVPAIVEVESGKVVTNDFPQITHDLFFEWREHQRPDAPDLWPADLREEMETVMKRVFTEVNNGVYRCGFAGSQEAYDDAYERLWTAMDWLEERLADRRYLMGEAFTEADVRLFTTLVRFDAVYHGHFKCNRNKLTEMPNLWGYARDLFQTPGFGDEVDFEQIKRHYYVVHTDINPTQIVPAGPDPAVWLTPHGRA, via the coding sequence ATGAACGAGACGGCGAGCTACACGAAGCAGGGCCAGCCCTTCGAGCGCGACATGACCTACCTGCCCGACCGGGTCCTGGCCGGCGCGACCTCGCTCGACCCGCTCGACGCGCAGTTCCCGAGCGGTTCCAAGGACAGCCCGCGTGACGTCCCGGTCTGGGAGGCGGTGCCCGGGCGCTACCGCATCGTCGCCGCGCGCGCCTGCCCGTGGGCGCACCGCTCGATCATCGTGCGCAGCCTGCTCGGCCTCGAGGACGCCATCTCGTGGGGCGCCCCCGGTCCGACGCACGACCAGCGCAGCTGGACCTTCGACCTCGACCCCGGCGGGGTCGACCCGGTGCTCGGCATCGAGCGGCTCCAGCAGGCCTACTTCGCCCGCGAGGCCGACTACCCGCGCGGCATCACGGTCCCGGCGATCGTCGAGGTCGAGTCGGGGAAGGTCGTCACCAACGACTTCCCCCAGATCACCCACGACCTCTTCTTCGAGTGGCGCGAGCACCAGCGCCCCGACGCGCCGGACCTGTGGCCGGCCGACCTCCGCGAGGAGATGGAGACCGTCATGAAGCGCGTCTTCACCGAGGTCAACAACGGGGTCTACCGCTGCGGCTTCGCCGGCTCGCAGGAGGCGTACGACGACGCCTACGAGCGGCTGTGGACGGCGATGGACTGGCTCGAGGAGCGCCTCGCCGACCGTCGCTACCTCATGGGCGAGGCGTTCACCGAGGCCGACGTCCGCCTGTTCACGACGCTCGTCCGCTTCGACGCGGTCTACCACGGCCACTTCAAGTGCAACCGCAACAAGCTCACCGAGATGCCGAACCTCTGGGGCTACGCCCGCGACCTCTTCCAGACGCCGGGCTTCGGCGACGAGGTCGACTTCGAGCAGATCAAGCGGCACTACTACGTCGTGCACACCGACATCAACCCGACGCAGATCGTGCCTGCCGGTCCCGACCCGGCCGTCTGGCTCACGCCGCACGGCCGGGCCTGA
- a CDS encoding ArsR/SmtB family transcription factor, protein MPSSITPDIAGLRALSHPVRLKMLALLRAEGPATATTLAQRLDLNTGATSYHLRQLAQHGFIVEDTDRGNARDRWWRAAHQSTRTAFREEGVVDTDVEAYLSTVAMLYADRTRAAVAEMAFLPEEWRRVGTLSDWEVRLTPAQAEALVQKLAEVIGDAEDSEAGEAAPFTINLNAYPRPGQRWDES, encoded by the coding sequence ATGCCCTCCTCCATCACTCCCGACATCGCCGGCCTCCGCGCCCTGAGCCACCCGGTCCGGCTGAAGATGCTGGCGCTGCTGCGCGCCGAGGGGCCGGCCACCGCGACCACGCTGGCGCAGCGCCTCGACCTCAACACCGGCGCGACGTCGTACCACCTGCGCCAGCTGGCCCAGCACGGCTTCATCGTCGAGGACACCGACCGCGGCAACGCCCGCGACCGCTGGTGGCGGGCCGCGCACCAGAGCACCCGCACGGCGTTCCGCGAGGAGGGCGTCGTCGACACCGACGTCGAGGCCTACCTCTCGACCGTCGCGATGCTCTACGCCGACCGCACGCGCGCAGCCGTCGCGGAGATGGCCTTCCTGCCCGAGGAGTGGCGCCGCGTCGGGACCCTCAGCGACTGGGAGGTGCGACTCACGCCGGCGCAGGCCGAGGCCCTCGTGCAGAAGCTCGCCGAGGTCATCGGCGACGCCGAGGACTCCGAGGCGGGCGAGGCCGCACCGTTCACCATCAACCTCAACGCCTATCCCCGACCCGGCCAGAGGTGGGACGAGTCATGA
- the pdhA gene encoding pyruvate dehydrogenase (acetyl-transferring) E1 component subunit alpha: MSDPASTRSDTFGPDLAEVFGPSQSDGGPDLVQLLTPEGERVHHPEFDHDFSAEELRGLYRDMVLTRRIDVEATALQRHGELGIWAQLLGQEAAQIGAGRALRPQDYVFPTYREHGVAYCKGVDPLRLLGLFRGVDQGGWDPNENNFGLYTIVIGAQTLHATGYAMGMQRDGVVGTGDPDRDSAVIAHFGDGASSQGDVNEAFIFAASYNAPVVFFCQNNQWAISEPIERQTRIPLYQRALGFGFPGIRVDGNDVLATYAVTKAALQRAREGNGPSFVEAYTYRMGAHTTTDDPTRYRLNDELEHWKLKDPIERLKVYLRRNGLVDQEFFDDLDAEAKELGHHLREGCKALPDPKPLDQFGYVFSEMTDEIAAQRDEFAAYLASFEGSTTGGGH; encoded by the coding sequence TTGTCCGATCCTGCCTCCACCCGGAGCGACACCTTCGGCCCCGACCTGGCGGAGGTCTTCGGGCCCAGCCAGTCCGACGGAGGCCCCGACCTCGTCCAGCTGCTGACGCCCGAGGGCGAGCGCGTCCACCATCCCGAGTTCGACCACGACTTCTCGGCCGAGGAGCTGCGCGGGCTCTACCGCGACATGGTCCTCACCCGGCGCATCGACGTCGAGGCGACCGCGCTCCAGCGCCACGGCGAGCTCGGCATCTGGGCCCAGCTGCTCGGCCAGGAGGCTGCGCAGATCGGCGCCGGCCGCGCGCTGCGCCCGCAGGACTACGTCTTCCCGACCTACCGCGAGCACGGCGTCGCCTACTGCAAGGGCGTCGACCCGCTCCGCCTGCTCGGGCTCTTCCGCGGCGTCGACCAGGGCGGCTGGGACCCGAACGAGAACAACTTCGGGCTCTACACGATCGTCATCGGCGCGCAGACGCTCCACGCCACCGGCTACGCCATGGGCATGCAGCGCGACGGCGTCGTCGGCACCGGCGATCCCGACCGCGACTCGGCCGTGATCGCCCACTTCGGCGACGGCGCCTCCTCGCAGGGCGACGTCAACGAGGCCTTCATCTTCGCCGCGTCCTACAACGCCCCGGTCGTGTTCTTCTGCCAGAACAACCAGTGGGCCATCTCCGAGCCGATCGAGCGCCAGACCCGCATCCCGCTCTACCAGCGGGCGCTGGGCTTCGGCTTCCCGGGCATCCGGGTCGACGGCAACGACGTGCTGGCGACGTACGCCGTCACCAAGGCCGCGCTCCAGCGGGCGCGCGAGGGCAACGGCCCGTCGTTCGTCGAGGCCTACACCTACCGGATGGGCGCGCACACCACGACCGACGACCCGACGCGCTACCGCCTCAACGACGAGCTCGAGCACTGGAAGCTCAAGGACCCGATCGAGCGGCTCAAGGTCTACCTGCGCCGCAACGGCCTGGTCGACCAGGAGTTCTTCGACGACCTCGACGCCGAGGCCAAGGAGCTGGGCCACCACCTCCGCGAGGGCTGCAAGGCGCTGCCCGACCCGAAGCCGCTCGACCAGTTCGGCTACGTCTTCAGCGAGATGACCGACGAGATCGCCGCCCAGCGCGACGAGTTCGCCGCCTACCTCGCCTCGTTCGAGGGCTCTACCACAGGAGGGGGGCACTGA
- a CDS encoding RNA polymerase sigma factor: MTYSGDGSGHGGAAATPDEIDELARRARDGDREAMEQLLGAVRPRVLNICRGVLPYSGDAEDACQEAMLNVATRIASWGGRGRFSTWLHIVAVNSARTTYRRLKNLATPTDFEDGSHDRPDPRTTSVIAGTRLDLLEAMDTIEKDHPQYVEPLLLRDVYGLPYEEIAALVDAPLGTIKAQIHHGRKLARPLLRGEQ, translated from the coding sequence GTGACGTATTCGGGGGACGGGTCGGGACACGGTGGCGCCGCGGCGACGCCGGACGAGATCGACGAGCTCGCCCGTCGCGCGCGCGACGGCGACCGCGAGGCGATGGAGCAGCTGCTCGGCGCGGTCCGTCCGCGGGTCCTCAACATCTGCCGAGGCGTGCTGCCCTACTCCGGCGACGCGGAGGACGCGTGCCAGGAGGCGATGCTCAACGTGGCGACCCGGATCGCCTCGTGGGGCGGACGCGGCCGGTTCTCCACGTGGCTGCACATCGTCGCGGTCAACAGCGCGCGGACGACCTACCGCAGGCTGAAGAACCTCGCCACCCCGACCGACTTCGAGGACGGGTCGCACGACCGGCCCGACCCGCGCACGACCAGCGTCATCGCCGGCACCCGGCTCGACCTGCTCGAGGCGATGGACACCATCGAGAAGGACCACCCGCAGTACGTCGAGCCGCTGCTGCTGCGCGACGTCTACGGCCTGCCCTACGAGGAGATCGCCGCGCTCGTCGACGCGCCGCTCGGCACGATCAAGGCGCAGATCCACCACGGCCGCAAGCTGGCCCGGCCCCTGCTGCGCGGCGAGCAGTGA
- a CDS encoding carbonic anhydrase family protein — protein MNVARRSVLGLPLAAAGTIATVRLLGDPALASTSAGVPHQSPIDIHPADVRRVANLPALKVHYSSSTPVRVHYVQKDGSDSDGCQIRSDQETEEVEVADGAGHVTVDGHRYDLLQFHFHTRSEHTIDGRHAPLEMHLVHQDSEERKLVIGVLLHPGASSEADRILTELPDECGDEIEVDDFDLASLVPARPATLRYRGSLTTDPYTEGVRWFLTTPQTTSAAGIKAFRSVFPDGDSRPTQKLHHRRVVADPEWRGRP, from the coding sequence ATGAACGTCGCTCGCAGGTCGGTCCTCGGCCTCCCCCTCGCCGCCGCCGGCACGATCGCCACCGTCCGCCTCCTCGGCGACCCGGCCCTCGCGTCCACGTCGGCGGGCGTCCCCCACCAGAGCCCCATCGACATCCACCCCGCCGACGTCCGACGGGTCGCGAACCTGCCCGCGCTGAAGGTGCACTACTCCTCCAGCACGCCGGTCCGCGTGCACTACGTCCAGAAGGACGGCTCCGACTCCGACGGGTGCCAGATCCGCAGCGACCAGGAGACCGAGGAGGTCGAGGTCGCCGACGGTGCCGGTCACGTCACCGTCGACGGGCACCGCTACGACCTGCTGCAGTTCCACTTCCACACCCGCTCCGAGCACACCATCGACGGCCGCCACGCGCCGCTCGAGATGCACCTGGTCCACCAGGACTCCGAGGAGCGCAAGCTCGTCATCGGCGTGCTCCTCCACCCGGGCGCGAGCAGCGAGGCCGACCGGATCCTCACCGAGCTGCCCGACGAGTGCGGTGACGAGATCGAGGTCGACGACTTCGACCTCGCCTCGCTCGTCCCGGCCCGTCCCGCCACGCTGCGCTACCGCGGGTCACTGACCACCGACCCCTACACCGAGGGCGTGCGCTGGTTCCTCACCACGCCGCAGACCACGTCGGCCGCGGGCATCAAGGCCTTCCGGTCGGTCTTCCCCGACGGCGACTCACGCCCGACGCAGAAGCTCCACCACCGCCGGGTCGTCGCCGACCCGGAGTGGCGCGGCCGCCCCTGA
- a CDS encoding 2-oxo acid dehydrogenase subunit E2 — MSDFLLPDVGEGLTEAEIVAWKVKVGDTVEINDVIVEIETAKSLVELPSPFEGTVLALLAPEGETIPVGTPIISIGAPGEAPTAPQTESDPYLGMAEKAGLKDGAEDGGSEGWGGSAATPEQVDPADIDLSNPAASGSMEGASLVGRIKAERGPMRRARRGSASPSTVAGSQTQLQVQGAFSPGGAQSDEVMPADESPVPAVDQRPAHAAPAEALVPAAVQEPSDLRALAKPPVRKLAKDLGIDLSTLVGSGPLGSITRDDVQGAANGTGGRTPAATVASSAPAPTGAASHDGPRERETREPIKGVRKMMATAMSQSAFTSPHVTEWITVDVTEAMKLVARLKKRPELRDLKVSPLLVLARAVILAMKRTPEINSFWDEAAQEVVYKHYVNLGIAAATPRGLVVPNVKDADSLSLVELAGALGELTATAREGRTQPAEMAGGTFTITNVGVFGVDAGTPIINPGESAILCFGAVNKRPWVDEESGEIVVRDVTTLALSFDHRHIDGERGSRFLADVAGILRDPGTALLF; from the coding sequence ATGTCTGACTTCCTCCTCCCCGACGTCGGCGAGGGCCTCACCGAGGCCGAGATCGTGGCCTGGAAGGTCAAGGTCGGCGACACCGTCGAGATCAACGACGTGATCGTCGAGATCGAGACCGCCAAGTCGCTCGTCGAGCTCCCCTCGCCGTTCGAGGGCACCGTCCTCGCGCTGCTCGCCCCCGAGGGCGAGACCATCCCGGTCGGAACGCCGATCATCTCGATCGGCGCTCCCGGTGAGGCGCCGACCGCGCCGCAGACCGAGTCGGACCCCTACCTCGGCATGGCGGAGAAGGCCGGGCTGAAGGACGGCGCCGAGGACGGTGGTTCCGAGGGCTGGGGCGGCAGTGCCGCCACGCCCGAGCAGGTCGACCCGGCCGACATCGACCTCTCCAACCCGGCTGCCTCCGGCTCGATGGAGGGCGCGTCCCTCGTCGGCCGGATCAAGGCCGAGCGCGGCCCGATGCGCCGGGCACGCCGCGGGTCCGCCTCGCCGAGCACCGTCGCCGGCAGCCAGACGCAGCTCCAGGTGCAGGGTGCCTTCTCGCCCGGCGGCGCCCAGTCCGACGAGGTCATGCCGGCCGACGAGTCGCCGGTCCCGGCCGTCGACCAGCGCCCGGCGCACGCCGCACCCGCCGAGGCGCTCGTCCCGGCCGCCGTGCAGGAGCCCAGCGACCTGCGCGCCCTGGCGAAGCCGCCCGTGCGCAAGCTTGCCAAGGACCTCGGCATCGACCTGTCCACGCTGGTCGGGTCGGGTCCGTTGGGCTCGATCACCCGCGACGACGTGCAGGGCGCCGCCAACGGGACGGGTGGTCGTACGCCGGCAGCCACCGTTGCGTCATCCGCTCCCGCACCCACTGGTGCGGCTTCGCATGACGGACCGCGCGAGCGCGAGACCCGCGAGCCGATCAAGGGCGTGCGCAAGATGATGGCGACGGCGATGAGCCAGTCGGCCTTCACCAGCCCACACGTGACCGAGTGGATCACCGTCGACGTCACCGAGGCGATGAAGCTCGTCGCCCGGTTGAAGAAGCGGCCGGAGCTCCGCGACCTCAAGGTCAGCCCGCTGCTCGTCCTCGCCCGTGCGGTGATCCTCGCGATGAAGCGCACGCCGGAGATCAACTCGTTCTGGGACGAGGCCGCGCAGGAGGTCGTCTACAAGCACTACGTCAACCTCGGCATCGCGGCAGCCACGCCGCGCGGCCTCGTGGTGCCCAACGTCAAGGACGCCGACAGCCTCTCGCTGGTCGAGCTGGCCGGGGCGCTCGGCGAGCTCACCGCCACCGCGCGCGAGGGCAGGACGCAGCCGGCCGAGATGGCCGGCGGCACCTTCACGATCACCAACGTCGGCGTCTTCGGCGTCGACGCCGGCACCCCGATCATCAACCCGGGGGAGTCCGCGATCCTCTGCTTCGGCGCGGTCAACAAGCGCCCGTGGGTCGACGAGGAGTCCGGCGAGATCGTGGTCCGTGACGTGACGACGCTGGCGCTGTCCTTCGACCACCGCCACATCGACGGCGAGAGGGGCTCGCGCTTCCTCGCCGACGTCGCCGGGATCCTGCGCGACCCCGGCACCGCCCTCCTCTTCTGA
- a CDS encoding M1 family metallopeptidase, which yields MRSLAAGLASVLLLAGCSSEARTSSELSAPAPVTTTADPADLVAAPASDPVVVDEVEPDLDLALSEPVEDSVYPGVGDPVVDALHYDLDLTWDPAGRRLTGEAVIDFRATRRAPRFQLDLSPALTVGDVRLDDEAVRFRRSGKDLVVRAPVVADQRYRLTLDYVGTPRPAPAPTTRSDFSTTGFTTTDTGEVWTMQEPYGAYTWYPVNDQPSDKALYDVTVHAPPKWTGISNGHLTALEETDDGTTTSWQLTEPASSYLMTLAIGDYAHSSNTTASGMRVDYWTPRGMVDPVALDDLQTAADSIDWIEGKLGDYPFDSLGLVVTDSESAMETQTMVTLGNNDYVLSPQVIAHELVHQWYGDQVSPADWSDVWLNEGMTMLLQWIYEDEHDIRPLKETLRNARAGDQGLRDAYGPPGAYDPDQFGGSNIYYPPALMWNELRVALGDEKFYAIARSWLVDHDDTSVTRDEIYDHWETETGLDLGAFFDAWIMGRTTPAPGVPGA from the coding sequence GTGAGGTCGCTCGCGGCAGGTCTCGCCTCGGTGCTGCTGCTCGCGGGGTGCTCCTCCGAGGCCCGGACGTCGTCGGAGCTGTCCGCGCCCGCTCCGGTCACCACGACGGCGGATCCCGCCGACCTCGTCGCGGCGCCCGCGTCCGACCCGGTGGTCGTCGACGAGGTGGAGCCCGACCTCGACCTCGCGCTCTCCGAGCCGGTCGAGGACAGCGTCTACCCCGGCGTCGGGGACCCGGTCGTCGACGCCCTCCACTACGACCTCGACCTCACCTGGGACCCGGCCGGGCGGCGGCTGACCGGGGAGGCCGTGATCGACTTCCGCGCCACCCGGCGGGCGCCGCGCTTCCAGCTCGACCTGTCGCCCGCCCTCACGGTCGGTGACGTCCGGCTCGACGACGAGGCCGTCCGGTTCCGCCGGAGCGGCAAGGACCTGGTCGTCCGGGCACCCGTGGTCGCCGACCAGCGCTACCGGCTCACCCTCGACTACGTCGGCACGCCGCGTCCCGCCCCCGCGCCGACCACCCGCAGCGACTTCTCCACGACCGGCTTCACGACCACCGACACCGGCGAGGTCTGGACGATGCAGGAGCCCTACGGCGCCTACACCTGGTACCCCGTCAACGACCAGCCGTCCGACAAGGCGTTGTACGACGTCACGGTGCACGCCCCGCCGAAGTGGACCGGCATCTCCAACGGCCACCTCACCGCGCTCGAGGAGACCGACGACGGCACGACCACGTCGTGGCAGCTCACCGAGCCCGCGTCGTCGTACCTCATGACGCTCGCGATCGGCGACTACGCGCACAGCAGCAACACCACGGCGAGCGGGATGCGCGTCGACTACTGGACGCCGCGCGGGATGGTCGACCCCGTCGCGCTCGACGACCTGCAGACCGCCGCGGACTCGATCGACTGGATCGAGGGCAAGCTCGGCGACTACCCCTTCGACTCCCTCGGCCTCGTCGTCACCGACTCCGAGAGCGCGATGGAGACCCAGACGATGGTCACGCTGGGGAACAACGACTACGTCCTGTCACCGCAGGTGATCGCCCACGAGCTCGTGCACCAGTGGTACGGCGACCAGGTCTCGCCGGCCGACTGGAGCGACGTCTGGCTCAACGAGGGCATGACGATGCTGCTGCAGTGGATCTACGAGGACGAGCACGACATCCGGCCGCTGAAGGAGACCCTGCGCAACGCCCGCGCCGGCGACCAGGGGCTGCGTGACGCCTACGGCCCGCCCGGTGCCTACGACCCCGACCAGTTCGGCGGCTCGAACATCTACTACCCGCCCGCGCTCATGTGGAACGAGCTGCGCGTCGCGCTCGGCGACGAGAAGTTCTACGCCATCGCCCGCTCGTGGCTGGTGGACCACGACGACACCTCGGTCACCCGCGACGAGATCTACGACCACTGGGAGACCGAGACCGGGCTCGACCTCGGCGCGTTCTTCGACGCCTGGATCATGGGACGTACGACGCCCGCGCCGGGCGTGCCGGGCGCCTGA
- a CDS encoding family 43 glycosylhydrolase: MRLPATALALLLGPLLGPLLGTLLAPATAATADVVAFPPRPLFWEQPLADPSVVHDGTRWFAAGTGWRGATASSTQEYAGWVPGAPLLAARPDWARNGDVWAPEVVRAPDGTWLTYYSIPVTGLPSTDDRCIGVATSPDLSVPFTPLQTQPLACPSGAATAVASDVVPTERGLPRRGVIDPSSYVAPDGRRFLLYRTQGTPSSIRMVRLTASGLRAAGPSRELLRDPGVLENPEMVDARGTHHLLLSRGDFGSCSYRTVWRASPSIRRGWQSAPEATLLDRRTTGICGPGGADYVPGTPNRLFVHGWVCDGANGPCEATYSSHSDAALRGRRVLYLARLRWTADGPVLARFGQGPAWTPPLPVTRHR, from the coding sequence ATGCGCCTGCCCGCGACCGCCCTCGCCCTCCTGCTGGGACCCCTGCTGGGACCACTGCTCGGCACCCTGCTCGCGCCCGCCACCGCCGCCACCGCGGACGTGGTCGCCTTCCCGCCCCGCCCGCTGTTCTGGGAGCAGCCGCTGGCCGACCCGAGCGTGGTCCACGACGGCACCCGGTGGTTCGCCGCGGGCACCGGGTGGCGCGGTGCCACCGCGAGCAGCACGCAGGAGTACGCCGGATGGGTGCCCGGCGCGCCCCTGCTCGCCGCGCGCCCGGACTGGGCGCGCAACGGCGACGTGTGGGCGCCCGAGGTGGTGCGCGCACCCGACGGGACGTGGCTGACCTACTACTCGATCCCGGTCACCGGGCTGCCGAGCACTGACGACCGCTGCATCGGCGTCGCCACCTCGCCCGACCTCTCCGTCCCCTTCACGCCACTGCAGACCCAGCCCCTGGCCTGCCCGTCCGGGGCGGCCACGGCGGTCGCGAGCGACGTCGTACCCACCGAGCGCGGGCTGCCGAGGCGCGGTGTCATCGACCCGTCGTCCTACGTCGCGCCCGACGGCCGGCGCTTCCTGCTCTACCGGACCCAGGGCACCCCGTCGTCGATCCGGATGGTGCGCCTGACCGCCAGCGGGCTGCGGGCTGCCGGGCCGAGCCGCGAGCTGCTGCGCGACCCCGGCGTGCTGGAGAACCCCGAGATGGTCGACGCCCGCGGCACCCACCACCTGCTGCTGAGCCGCGGCGACTTCGGCAGCTGCTCCTACCGCACGGTGTGGCGCGCCTCGCCCTCGATCCGTCGCGGCTGGCAGTCGGCGCCGGAGGCGACCCTGCTGGACCGCCGGACGACGGGGATCTGCGGACCGGGCGGCGCCGACTACGTGCCCGGCACCCCGAACCGGCTCTTCGTGCACGGCTGGGTCTGCGACGGCGCCAACGGGCCGTGCGAGGCGACGTACTCCTCGCACTCCGACGCGGCGCTGCGCGGCCGACGGGTGCTCTACCTCGCGCGGCTGCGCTGGACCGCCGACGGACCGGTGCTCGCGCGCTTCGGTCAGGGGCCCGCGTGGACCCCGCCCCTCCCGGTCACCCGGCACCGCTAG